One Thermococcus sp. DNA window includes the following coding sequences:
- the prf1 gene encoding peptide chain release factor aRF-1 produces MSHKSAEMYELKKKVEELKSYRGRATELVSLYIPAGYDINKVMQQLREEYGTAQNIKSKSTRKNVLGALERAMQHLKLYRKTPENGLALFVGNVSEQEGVSDIRLWAIVPPEPLKVRLYRCDQTFVTEPLEEMLRVKDAYGLITVEKNEATIGLLRGKRIEVIDELTSNVPGKTRAGGQSARRYERIREQETHEFMKRIGEHANKAFLPLLEKGELKGIIIGGPGPTKEEFVEGDYLHHELKKKIIGVVDISYHGEYGLRELVEKASDILRDHEAVKERKLIQDFFKHLVKDTGMITYGEKEVRQALELGAVDTLLISEGYDKVRVRVKCNNCGWQEEKTMSEQEFHVYKKKLTHCPKCGSQNLSFEKWDVAEELIKMAEEAGSNVEIISLDTEEGQQFYKAFGGLGAFLRYKIH; encoded by the coding sequence AGAGCTCAAAAGCTATCGAGGTCGTGCTACCGAACTGGTAAGCCTCTACATTCCAGCGGGCTACGACATAAACAAGGTAATGCAACAGTTAAGAGAAGAGTACGGAACAGCACAGAACATCAAGAGCAAATCAACGCGAAAGAACGTTCTTGGCGCGTTGGAAAGGGCCATGCAACACCTCAAGCTGTATCGAAAGACTCCGGAGAATGGCCTAGCCCTCTTCGTCGGCAACGTCAGCGAGCAGGAGGGTGTCAGCGACATAAGGCTCTGGGCTATAGTTCCTCCGGAGCCCCTCAAGGTTCGCCTCTACCGATGTGACCAGACCTTTGTCACAGAACCGCTTGAAGAGATGCTCCGCGTTAAGGATGCCTATGGCCTAATCACCGTCGAGAAAAACGAAGCTACGATAGGGCTCCTTCGAGGGAAGCGCATAGAGGTCATAGACGAGCTTACCTCGAACGTTCCCGGAAAGACTAGGGCCGGTGGTCAGTCGGCGAGGCGTTATGAGAGAATTCGCGAGCAGGAAACCCACGAGTTCATGAAGCGCATAGGAGAACACGCCAACAAGGCTTTCCTGCCACTCCTAGAAAAGGGTGAGCTCAAGGGAATAATCATCGGAGGTCCCGGGCCGACGAAGGAGGAGTTCGTTGAAGGGGACTACCTCCACCACGAGCTCAAAAAGAAAATTATCGGCGTCGTTGACATAAGCTACCACGGCGAATACGGTCTCAGGGAGCTCGTCGAAAAGGCCAGCGACATACTTAGGGATCACGAAGCGGTGAAGGAGAGGAAGCTCATCCAGGACTTTTTCAAGCACCTCGTCAAAGATACAGGCATGATAACCTACGGTGAGAAAGAGGTAAGGCAGGCCCTCGAGCTTGGGGCGGTTGATACCCTCCTCATAAGCGAGGGCTACGACAAGGTTCGGGTGAGAGTCAAGTGCAACAACTGTGGCTGGCAGGAAGAGAAAACCATGAGCGAGCAGGAATTCCACGTCTACAAGAAGAAGCTAACGCACTGCCCCAAGTGTGGGAGCCAGAACCTGAGTTTTGAAAAGTGGGACGTTGCCGAGGAGCTCATAAAGATGGCCGAGGAGGCCGGCTCAAACGTGGAGATAATTTCCCTTGACACTGAAGAGGGCCAGCAGTTCTACAAGGCCTTTGGTGGATTGGGAGCTTTCCTCAGGTATAAGATTCACTGA
- a CDS encoding arginine--tRNA ligase, with the protein MAYREIQEKARLTLRKALDEMLTEVGKDWDGEITFDDTPSIELGDFGTALAFQLARVLRKAPKLIAEELVKRIGENLPEGIREVKAVNGYINFYLDYSYFGRALISEILEKGPSYGESETGRGKKVIVEHTSVNPTKPLHMGHARNAVLGDTMARIMRKLGYTVEVQNYIDDLGVQFAQVLWGYLNLKEEFERIDAELREKGLKEDFIDHVMGLLYVEVNKRLEENPDVDKEVRELMKKLEEGDNEVAETGRKLAERVVRAQMLTTYRMGIAYDLLSWESDIMRSGIFKEAYELIEKNENFFWAEEGKYKGAFVMDLRKLFPDMKNPFLVLRRSDGTATYTGKDIAYHLWKFGKVKSDMLYKLWDKRENHETWTTAPDGEEMPGRFGRADVVINVIGAEQRHPQMAIKYALQLLGFEESAKNFHHLAYEHVVREEGKFSGRKGTWVGFTVDEVLNEAVQRARELVEQKNPSLSEEEKEEIAEAVGVGAVRFNLVKYSPDKIITFRWDDVLNFEGESAPYIQYAHARCASIIRKAGESGIETDWKSLLEIADFSKLTNREKELIKLLSKFPNVMESAGRDIKPHLIPAYLNELASLFNRFYMDHPVLKAEEGIREERLLLVLAVKQVLRNGLEVLGIEAPEKM; encoded by the coding sequence ATGGCCTATAGAGAAATCCAGGAGAAGGCGAGGCTCACACTAAGGAAAGCACTCGACGAGATGCTCACTGAAGTGGGGAAAGATTGGGACGGCGAGATAACCTTCGACGATACCCCTAGTATCGAGCTTGGGGATTTTGGAACTGCCCTGGCTTTCCAGCTCGCTAGGGTCTTGAGGAAAGCCCCGAAGCTCATAGCGGAGGAACTGGTTAAACGAATCGGTGAGAACCTTCCCGAAGGAATAAGGGAAGTTAAGGCCGTGAACGGCTACATAAACTTCTACCTCGACTACTCCTACTTTGGAAGGGCACTCATTAGTGAAATCCTTGAGAAGGGCCCCTCCTACGGTGAGAGCGAGACTGGAAGGGGCAAAAAGGTTATCGTCGAGCACACCTCCGTCAATCCGACGAAACCACTTCACATGGGGCACGCGAGGAACGCCGTTCTCGGCGATACCATGGCGCGCATAATGAGGAAGCTCGGCTACACCGTTGAGGTTCAAAACTACATAGACGACCTTGGGGTGCAGTTTGCGCAGGTCCTCTGGGGATACCTCAACCTCAAGGAGGAATTCGAGAGGATTGATGCCGAACTCCGTGAAAAGGGCCTCAAGGAAGACTTCATAGACCACGTCATGGGCCTGCTCTACGTCGAGGTGAACAAAAGGCTTGAGGAGAACCCTGATGTCGATAAAGAAGTCCGCGAGCTAATGAAGAAACTTGAAGAGGGAGACAACGAGGTAGCGGAAACTGGCAGGAAGCTGGCCGAGAGAGTCGTCAGGGCCCAGATGCTGACCACATACAGAATGGGCATAGCCTACGACCTCCTCAGCTGGGAGAGCGACATAATGAGGAGCGGAATCTTCAAGGAGGCCTACGAGCTTATCGAGAAGAACGAGAACTTCTTCTGGGCCGAGGAGGGTAAGTACAAGGGAGCCTTCGTCATGGATTTAAGGAAGCTCTTCCCAGACATGAAGAACCCGTTTTTGGTCCTCAGGAGAAGCGATGGCACCGCTACATACACGGGCAAGGACATAGCCTATCACCTCTGGAAGTTCGGCAAGGTAAAGTCCGACATGCTCTACAAGCTCTGGGATAAGCGAGAGAATCACGAGACATGGACGACCGCTCCTGATGGTGAGGAAATGCCCGGCAGGTTTGGAAGGGCCGATGTAGTCATCAACGTCATCGGCGCGGAGCAGAGGCACCCGCAGATGGCGATAAAATACGCCCTCCAGTTGCTCGGCTTCGAGGAAAGCGCGAAGAACTTCCACCACCTAGCTTACGAGCACGTTGTCCGTGAAGAGGGTAAGTTCTCCGGTAGGAAAGGAACATGGGTCGGTTTCACCGTTGATGAGGTTCTCAATGAAGCCGTCCAGAGGGCGAGGGAATTAGTTGAACAGAAGAACCCGAGCCTGAGCGAGGAGGAGAAGGAGGAAATAGCGGAAGCCGTTGGCGTTGGGGCGGTGCGCTTCAATCTTGTCAAGTACAGTCCCGACAAGATAATCACCTTCCGCTGGGATGATGTTCTTAACTTCGAAGGCGAGAGCGCTCCATACATCCAGTACGCCCACGCCCGCTGTGCTTCAATAATCAGGAAGGCAGGGGAAAGTGGAATCGAGACGGACTGGAAGTCTCTCCTTGAGATAGCTGATTTCTCAAAACTCACAAACCGCGAAAAAGAACTTATAAAGCTCCTCTCTAAGTTCCCCAACGTCATGGAAAGCGCTGGAAGGGATATCAAGCCCCACTTGATTCCTGCTTATCTCAACGAGCTCGCTTCGCTTTTCAACAGGTTCTACATGGATCACCCGGTGCTTAAAGCTGAGGAAGGCATAAGGGAGGAGCGTCTGTTGCTGGTCCTGGCCGTCAAGCAGGTTCTCAGGAACGGTCTGGAGGTTCTCGGCATAGAGGCCCCGGAGAAGATGTAA
- a CDS encoding lipoate protein ligase C-terminal domain-containing protein — MKHHVGEHKAKKGLIRIEFDEENGIAEHVKITGDFFMHPEEAIHELEQKLEGHRLEELEHLVDEFFAMRLDVEMPYVNVEDFKIALKKAIKG; from the coding sequence ATGAAGCACCATGTCGGCGAGCACAAGGCCAAGAAGGGTCTCATAAGGATTGAGTTTGACGAAGAAAACGGCATAGCCGAGCACGTCAAAATTACAGGGGACTTTTTCATGCACCCTGAGGAAGCCATTCATGAGCTTGAGCAGAAGCTTGAGGGACACAGGCTGGAGGAGCTTGAGCATCTCGTTGATGAATTCTTTGCGATGAGACTCGATGTGGAAATGCCCTACGTCAACGTTGAGGACTTCAAGATAGCCCTCAAGAAGGCCATCAAAGGGTGA
- a CDS encoding stage II sporulation protein M has protein sequence MNAKKIFGLLLLTFGIGIVFGVAYAYAQPERAGEYVLKLAKEIGTLSPNPFDNFIKIFTHNASVALLVLVSGLFFGLGPWAMMFFNGAVVGVVAGVFVRKGFPVEKIVLGLVPHGVVEIPAFVLAGTAGVLWYRSIRNSEEPAEGFKEGMKTALKLYGLTLIMLLLAAFIEAYITPKVAGL, from the coding sequence GTGAATGCCAAGAAAATCTTCGGTCTGCTTTTGCTGACCTTTGGCATTGGGATAGTTTTCGGTGTTGCATACGCCTACGCTCAGCCTGAAAGAGCGGGTGAATATGTTCTCAAGCTGGCTAAAGAAATTGGTACTCTCTCTCCAAATCCATTCGATAACTTCATCAAAATATTTACCCACAACGCAAGTGTTGCACTCCTCGTCCTGGTCTCCGGGTTGTTCTTCGGCTTAGGACCATGGGCGATGATGTTTTTCAACGGTGCCGTTGTTGGGGTTGTCGCAGGAGTTTTTGTTAGAAAAGGCTTTCCCGTTGAGAAAATTGTCCTGGGTCTGGTTCCTCATGGAGTAGTTGAAATCCCCGCCTTTGTTCTGGCAGGAACAGCAGGGGTTCTCTGGTACAGGAGCATAAGAAACTCAGAGGAACCGGCGGAAGGATTTAAGGAGGGAATGAAAACGGCTTTGAAGCTCTACGGTTTAACGCTTATCATGCTCTTACTTGCGGCTTTCATTGAGGCTTACATAACCCCCAAGGTTGCCGGTCTCTGA
- a CDS encoding DUF354 domain-containing protein, producing MKVWIDITNAPHVHFFKGIVKELEKTGHEVLITTRKFDGLTGILDMLGFDYYVVGKHGGSTLEGKLIASAERVYKLSRLIIEEKPDLAIYKHSVEAPRVAFGLGIPSIGFVDNETAVAQNKLILPLTRLLLYPKAIDAYELLKCGANPNGMKPVNGFSELAHLYGFKPSRKVLKELGLRRNGYIVMRTEPVKANYFNGPEKSILEDVIPLLPEMPMVLFPRTEEQRKRFERFDNVIMPEKPVDSLSLLYYARLMIGAGGTMNREAIALGTPTISTYPGRLLAVTRWLVELGVKFHSTDPMEIAEVAEHMIESGKSYRNYIRSVVSSLENPMDAILKEIETYEESGTFEVSETGNLGGYVSLNESRK from the coding sequence ATGAAGGTGTGGATTGATATAACGAACGCGCCTCACGTTCACTTTTTCAAGGGTATCGTCAAGGAACTTGAAAAAACTGGTCATGAGGTTCTAATCACGACGAGGAAGTTTGATGGCCTAACAGGGATTCTTGACATGCTGGGTTTTGACTACTACGTGGTCGGGAAGCACGGGGGTTCCACGCTTGAGGGCAAACTCATAGCGAGCGCCGAAAGGGTTTACAAGCTCAGCCGGCTGATAATCGAGGAAAAACCGGATTTGGCCATCTACAAGCACTCCGTTGAGGCACCCCGTGTTGCCTTTGGCCTCGGAATCCCGAGCATAGGTTTCGTCGATAACGAGACCGCGGTTGCTCAAAACAAGCTCATTTTGCCCCTCACAAGGCTCCTCCTGTATCCGAAGGCAATAGACGCCTACGAACTCCTCAAGTGCGGTGCCAACCCCAACGGCATGAAGCCCGTCAACGGTTTCTCCGAACTTGCTCATCTCTACGGCTTTAAGCCCAGCAGGAAAGTCCTGAAGGAGCTCGGCCTCAGGAGGAACGGCTACATAGTAATGCGCACCGAACCGGTCAAGGCCAACTACTTCAACGGCCCCGAGAAGAGCATCCTCGAGGATGTAATCCCGCTCCTACCCGAGATGCCGATGGTCCTCTTCCCAAGAACGGAGGAACAAAGAAAGCGTTTTGAGCGGTTTGATAACGTCATAATGCCGGAAAAACCCGTTGACAGCTTGAGCCTGCTTTATTACGCCAGACTGATGATAGGGGCCGGCGGGACCATGAACAGGGAAGCGATAGCCCTCGGAACGCCGACAATCTCCACCTATCCAGGAAGGCTCTTGGCCGTTACCAGATGGCTCGTCGAGCTCGGCGTTAAGTTCCACTCAACTGACCCCATGGAAATAGCCGAGGTCGCGGAGCATATGATAGAGTCGGGTAAAAGCTACAGGAACTATATAAGAAGCGTTGTTTCGAGCCTTGAAAATCCCATGGATGCCATACTGAAGGAAATAGAAACTTATGAGGAGAGCGGAACTTTCGAAGTCTCAGAGACCGGCAACCTTGGGGGTTATGTAAGCCTCAATGAAAGCCGCAAGTAA
- a CDS encoding UDP-N-acetyl-D-mannosamine dehydrogenase has product MNEMQEIAVIGLGYIGLPTAIMFANSGFRVTGYEIREEVVRKINSGKAHIVEPEINELLQKAIESGNLRATSNPDEIRGKDAYIICVQTPLKEDKTPDLSYLESAVRTVAKAMKKGSLVVIESTVPPLTTVKMARLIEEITGFKAGEDFYMVHAPERVMPGRIFKELVYNSRIFGGITPESSEIAEELYRAFVRGQTFKTSSTVSEVVKLMENTFRDVNIALANEFAFLAHQYGINVFEAIELANTHPRVRIHVPSIGVGGHCLPKDPYLLLWPAKEDFGLIKLAREINDSMPLFTKDLLFSALKELNVPPEEAVIAVLGLAYKGDSDDTRNSPALAFIDAIKDDVKAVKTYDPFVGGTAESVERAVENADAVVIATDHTAFKSLDWESLGKLMRTRILIDGRHVVKEPPRGFLFKGIGRGEF; this is encoded by the coding sequence ATGAATGAAATGCAGGAGATAGCGGTCATAGGTCTTGGCTACATAGGCCTCCCCACGGCCATAATGTTCGCGAATTCCGGATTCAGGGTTACCGGTTATGAAATCAGGGAAGAAGTTGTCAGGAAGATAAACTCCGGAAAAGCCCACATCGTCGAGCCTGAAATAAACGAACTGCTCCAGAAGGCAATAGAGAGTGGTAACCTCAGGGCGACCTCAAATCCGGACGAGATACGGGGGAAGGACGCCTACATAATCTGCGTTCAAACGCCCCTCAAAGAAGACAAAACCCCGGATTTGAGCTACCTTGAGAGCGCCGTCAGGACGGTAGCTAAAGCCATGAAAAAGGGCTCCCTCGTGGTGATAGAGAGCACGGTTCCACCACTGACAACGGTAAAGATGGCCCGTCTGATTGAGGAGATTACGGGCTTTAAAGCGGGCGAGGACTTCTACATGGTCCACGCACCGGAAAGGGTAATGCCCGGGAGGATTTTCAAGGAGCTGGTTTACAACTCAAGGATTTTCGGCGGAATAACGCCGGAGAGCTCGGAGATTGCTGAAGAACTCTACAGGGCTTTTGTCAGGGGCCAGACCTTCAAAACGAGCTCCACCGTCAGCGAGGTCGTTAAGCTGATGGAGAACACCTTTAGGGATGTTAACATAGCCCTGGCCAACGAGTTCGCCTTTTTAGCTCACCAGTACGGGATAAACGTCTTCGAGGCAATAGAGCTCGCCAACACCCACCCGAGGGTCAGAATCCACGTTCCGAGTATAGGTGTTGGGGGCCACTGCCTGCCCAAAGACCCCTATCTTCTCCTCTGGCCGGCCAAGGAGGACTTCGGGCTCATAAAGCTCGCGAGGGAGATAAACGACTCGATGCCCCTCTTCACGAAGGATTTACTCTTCTCAGCTTTAAAGGAACTCAATGTTCCACCGGAAGAGGCGGTTATTGCAGTTCTGGGTCTAGCCTACAAGGGCGACAGCGACGACACTAGAAATTCCCCTGCCCTGGCCTTTATAGATGCCATAAAGGACGACGTGAAGGCCGTTAAGACTTACGACCCGTTCGTTGGGGGAACCGCTGAAAGCGTCGAGAGAGCAGTTGAAAACGCGGACGCGGTTGTTATAGCCACCGACCACACGGCCTTTAAGTCCCTCGACTGGGAAAGCCTTGGGAAACTCATGAGGACGAGAATCCTCATAGACGGCAGGCATGTTGTTAAAGAACCGCCGAGGGGATTCCTCTTCAAGGGCATAGGGAGGGGCGAGTTTTGA
- the wecB gene encoding UDP-N-acetylglucosamine 2-epimerase (non-hydrolyzing): MKPAFVFGTRPEIIKLSPVIRAFIEAGIKPLLIHTGQHYDYEMSRVFLEELELPEIDYHLEVGSGTQAEQTGKAMIEIERVLMKEKPDVTLVQGDTNTVLAGALASVKLKIPVAHVEAGLRSFDRTMPEEINRILADHASEVLFPPTEEARRNLEREGITENVYVVGNTVVDAVLQNAEVAEKKSDVLERFDLKPGEYLLITVHRAENTDSRDNLEKLVEILESLPMRAIYPMHPRTRNRLKGFGLLKRVENIENLTITKPLGYLDFLRLEKNAFAIMTDSGGIQEEAIILNVPCLTLRYNTERPETVKAGGNVLVGLEKERAMNYLRRLMEEGEFYERMAKAKNPFGDGKAGKRIVEILLELYKAGKLKVRSSRFI; this comes from the coding sequence TTGAAGCCGGCCTTCGTCTTCGGGACGAGACCTGAAATAATAAAGCTCTCCCCCGTGATAAGGGCATTTATTGAGGCAGGCATTAAACCCCTCCTAATTCATACGGGCCAGCACTACGACTACGAGATGAGCAGGGTCTTTCTTGAGGAGCTTGAACTGCCGGAGATAGACTACCACCTTGAGGTCGGCTCCGGAACCCAGGCGGAGCAGACGGGGAAGGCCATGATAGAAATCGAGAGGGTATTAATGAAGGAGAAGCCTGACGTAACGCTCGTTCAAGGCGATACGAACACCGTTTTGGCGGGGGCTCTTGCGAGCGTCAAGCTCAAAATCCCTGTGGCCCACGTTGAAGCTGGACTGAGGAGCTTTGACAGGACGATGCCGGAGGAGATAAACAGAATCTTAGCCGACCACGCCAGTGAAGTCCTTTTCCCTCCGACAGAGGAAGCGAGGAGAAACCTCGAACGGGAGGGAATAACTGAGAACGTTTACGTAGTTGGCAACACGGTTGTTGATGCGGTTTTACAGAACGCCGAGGTGGCGGAGAAGAAAAGCGACGTTCTGGAGAGGTTTGACCTCAAGCCAGGGGAATATCTCCTTATAACCGTTCACAGGGCCGAGAACACGGACAGCAGGGACAACCTTGAAAAGCTGGTTGAAATCCTCGAAAGCCTCCCGATGAGGGCGATATACCCGATGCACCCGCGCACGAGGAACCGGCTTAAGGGGTTCGGCCTGCTGAAGAGAGTCGAAAACATAGAGAACCTGACAATCACAAAGCCCCTCGGCTACCTTGACTTCCTCAGGCTAGAGAAAAACGCCTTCGCGATTATGACGGACTCGGGCGGAATACAGGAGGAGGCGATAATCCTCAACGTGCCCTGCCTGACGCTCCGCTACAACACTGAGAGGCCGGAGACGGTTAAAGCCGGCGGAAACGTCCTGGTCGGCCTTGAGAAGGAGAGGGCAATGAATTATCTGAGACGGCTGATGGAAGAGGGGGAGTTCTACGAGAGAATGGCCAAAGCTAAAAATCCCTTCGGCGATGGAAAAGCTGGGAAAAGAATAGTGGAAATCCTGCTGGAGCTTTATAAGGCAGGAAAACTAAAGGTGAGGAGCTCAAGGTTCATCTGA
- a CDS encoding radical SAM protein: MIELRLPHVTFEDLGDTVRLIWRETLYADFPKRELERVIRKKYRVSPEISAKDGALVIDTDYEKVEGFIALYIQNNLGALLRNRYTKRKVLYIHEGLDVPLLGYNAFGLIDRGTNLIQIRGVSGCNLSCIFCSVDEGPYSRTRKLDYVVDVDYLMNWFDDVARIKGKGLEAHLDGQGEPLIYPFRVELVQALREHPNVSVISMQSNGTLLTDKLVEELAEAGLDRVNLSIHSLDPDKAKMLMGMKSYDLEHVLDMAEALVNAGIDVLIAPVIIFGINDDEAEAFIEFARKIGAGKRWPALGFQNYIPYKFGRNPTIAKVKPFKEFYAWLRNLEERTGMKPLVLKPSHFGMERRDFIPLAFRPGEVVKAEVVLPGRIEGEMLAKARNRLIEVVGTRAEVGDRIRVRIVRTRHGIYIGTEI; the protein is encoded by the coding sequence ATGATAGAGCTCCGCCTCCCCCACGTTACGTTCGAAGACCTTGGAGACACGGTTAGGTTAATCTGGCGTGAAACTCTTTATGCAGACTTCCCCAAGAGAGAGCTTGAGCGGGTTATAAGGAAGAAGTACAGGGTTTCCCCTGAGATCTCGGCCAAGGACGGCGCGCTGGTAATCGACACGGACTACGAAAAGGTTGAGGGATTCATTGCGCTCTACATCCAGAACAACCTCGGCGCGCTTTTGCGGAATCGCTACACAAAGAGGAAAGTCCTCTACATCCACGAGGGACTCGACGTCCCGCTTCTCGGCTACAATGCCTTCGGACTTATAGACAGGGGAACAAACCTGATTCAAATCCGGGGAGTAAGCGGGTGTAATTTGAGCTGTATCTTCTGTTCCGTTGATGAGGGACCCTATTCAAGGACGAGAAAGCTTGACTATGTAGTTGACGTTGACTACCTTATGAACTGGTTCGACGACGTTGCGAGGATAAAGGGAAAGGGTTTGGAAGCCCACCTCGACGGCCAAGGGGAACCATTGATTTATCCCTTCAGGGTTGAGCTGGTTCAGGCGTTGCGAGAGCATCCAAACGTTTCTGTAATATCGATGCAGAGCAACGGGACGCTCTTAACAGATAAGCTCGTTGAGGAGCTTGCCGAGGCGGGACTCGACAGGGTGAACCTCTCAATTCACTCCCTAGATCCCGACAAGGCCAAGATGCTCATGGGGATGAAGAGCTACGACCTTGAGCACGTCCTTGATATGGCCGAAGCCTTAGTGAACGCTGGAATAGACGTTCTAATAGCCCCAGTTATAATCTTCGGAATCAACGACGATGAAGCTGAGGCCTTCATAGAGTTCGCCCGGAAGATTGGAGCCGGAAAGCGCTGGCCGGCACTCGGCTTCCAGAACTACATACCCTACAAGTTCGGAAGGAACCCGACGATAGCCAAGGTAAAGCCCTTCAAGGAGTTCTACGCCTGGCTAAGGAATCTGGAGGAGAGGACGGGAATGAAACCGCTGGTCCTAAAGCCGAGCCACTTCGGCATGGAGAGACGCGATTTTATCCCCCTGGCATTTAGACCCGGGGAAGTTGTCAAGGCTGAAGTCGTTCTGCCGGGCAGGATAGAGGGCGAAATGCTGGCCAAAGCGAGGAACAGGCTCATCGAAGTCGTCGGGACGAGGGCCGAAGTAGGAGACAGGATTAGGGTGAGAATCGTCAGGACAAGGCACGGGATTTACATCGGGACGGAGATTTAA
- a CDS encoding regulator: MWGKIEHYFDEYPVRKQIAKTLLKYGLKVSDDMKIKAGDIEVPYTKIAKALDVDRRVVKETVAMILKIQELKDIYTNLEPTVHMKYVGRHVGYGVIEIEPEPRAIGILAKIAQKIAERDINIVQVVAEDPELYPEATLTIITEKPIPGDLINELSKLEGVKRISIY, from the coding sequence ATGTGGGGAAAGATTGAACACTATTTTGATGAGTATCCTGTCAGGAAACAGATTGCCAAAACCCTCCTGAAGTATGGCCTGAAAGTCTCAGATGACATGAAGATTAAAGCAGGGGACATAGAGGTTCCCTACACGAAGATAGCCAAGGCCCTCGACGTTGACAGGCGCGTTGTAAAGGAGACAGTTGCCATGATACTCAAAATTCAAGAGTTAAAGGATATCTACACTAATCTCGAACCGACTGTCCATATGAAGTACGTTGGAAGACACGTTGGCTATGGTGTCATCGAAATTGAGCCCGAACCGAGGGCCATAGGGATTCTCGCCAAGATTGCCCAGAAGATAGCGGAGCGCGACATCAACATCGTTCAGGTCGTTGCTGAGGATCCCGAGCTCTATCCAGAGGCAACGCTGACGATAATAACGGAAAAGCCCATACCCGGCGACCTTATCAACGAGCTCTCGAAGCTCGAAGGTGTCAAAAGGATATCAATCTATTGA
- a CDS encoding Na+/H+ antiporter subunit E, whose translation MEEASRASKFAYTFIVLFILWLVVTSSLDSQEIITGAIIALIVSALTYDVFTKAGLANLHPKKVAYAIAYIPYFLWAMIMANLDVAYRVLHPSRPIRPGIVKCRTILDSDTGKLSLANSITLTPGTITLDVDGKDYFIHWIWVSDEVLKAKDDSEHVERASEAITRPFEKFLKVIFG comes from the coding sequence ATGGAGGAAGCAAGTCGCGCCAGCAAGTTCGCGTACACTTTTATCGTGCTCTTTATTCTGTGGCTGGTTGTTACTTCCAGCCTAGACAGCCAGGAGATAATAACTGGGGCAATTATAGCGCTGATAGTATCTGCACTAACGTACGACGTTTTCACAAAGGCAGGGCTAGCAAACCTGCACCCGAAGAAAGTCGCCTACGCAATAGCCTACATACCCTACTTCCTGTGGGCAATGATAATGGCAAACCTCGACGTTGCATACAGAGTTCTCCACCCCTCGAGGCCAATAAGACCCGGAATCGTCAAGTGCAGGACAATCCTTGACAGCGACACTGGAAAGCTTTCACTGGCGAATTCGATAACGCTCACCCCCGGAACGATAACCCTTGATGTTGACGGAAAAGACTACTTCATCCACTGGATATGGGTGTCCGATGAAGTTCTCAAGGCTAAAGACGATTCTGAGCACGTTGAAAGGGCCTCCGAGGCCATAACAAGACCGTTTGAAAAATTCCTGAAGGTGATATTCGGATGA
- a CDS encoding monovalent cation/H+ antiporter complex subunit F yields MIGINIYLALIAIATLLSTYRVFRGPTTVDRLVAVDIMTTITTGLMVLFALYYGRMIYISVALVYALLAFGGVIAFARYLEGGL; encoded by the coding sequence ATGATAGGGATTAACATTTATCTCGCTCTGATTGCTATAGCAACGCTCCTCAGCACCTACAGGGTCTTCAGGGGGCCAACAACAGTTGACAGGCTGGTTGCTGTTGACATCATGACGACGATAACTACCGGGCTAATGGTTCTCTTTGCACTCTACTACGGCAGAATGATTTACATCAGCGTCGCTTTGGTTTACGCGCTCCTAGCTTTCGGTGGAGTCATAGCTTTTGCCCGCTACTTGGAGGGAGGCCTATGA
- the mnhG gene encoding monovalent cation/H(+) antiporter subunit G, with protein MSVLAIIGEILVLIGTFFYFLSALGLIRMPDVYNRMQTSTKSATLGSLGVIVGTGIWAVGKGYSPAWIVQTIAVAGFLLLTNPISAHALIRAAYKRGIPLWHGSVVDKYAEHLASKAQAENSEGEAPEEVSE; from the coding sequence ATGAGCGTTCTAGCTATTATCGGCGAAATCCTCGTTCTCATAGGAACGTTCTTCTACTTCCTGTCGGCCCTCGGCCTAATCAGGATGCCCGACGTTTACAACAGGATGCAGACCTCGACGAAGAGCGCTACTCTTGGAAGCCTGGGTGTCATAGTAGGAACAGGAATCTGGGCCGTTGGCAAGGGCTACTCCCCGGCATGGATAGTCCAGACGATAGCGGTTGCTGGGTTCCTCCTCCTCACTAATCCAATAAGTGCCCATGCCCTTATAAGGGCCGCCTACAAGCGCGGAATTCCACTGTGGCACGGTAGCGTCGTTGACAAGTACGCCGAGCACCTCGCGAGCAAGGCCCAGGCCGAAAATAGCGAAGGTGAAGCCCCTGAGGAGGTGAGTGAATGA